A window of Cellulomonas wangleii genomic DNA:
CGTGTTCTTCGGCGACCTCGCGCTGCAGGCGGTCGTGGGGGCCGCGACCGGGTTCCTCGTGTACCTGCTGTTCGCCGCGGTCCAGTCCGCCGGTGCCCTGGTCGACCTGTTCGGCGGGTTCCAGATCGCCGCGGCGTTCGACCCGATGAGCATGACGAGCGGCGCGCAGTTCTCGCGGCTGTACCAGCTGCTCGCCGTGGTGCTGCTGTTCGCGTCCGACGGGTACCAGCTCGTCGTCGCCGGGCTCGTCCGCACCTTCGACGCCCTGCCCCTGGGTGTCATGTTCTCCACCGCCGCGTACGGGCAGAGCCTCGCCGACGGGCTGACCGACATGTTCGTCGCGGCGCTGCAGATCGCCGGGCCGCTGCTCGTCGTGCTGTTCCTGGCCGACGTGGGCCTGGGGCTGCTGACCCGCGTCTCGCCCGCGCTCAACGCGTTCGCCCTCGGGTTCCCGCTGAAGATCCTGCTGACGCTCACCCTGTCCGGGTTCGCGCTGCTCGCGCTGCCCGACATCCTCGGCACGCTCGCCGAGGACGCGGCCACGACCGTCCCGGCGGTGCTGCGATGAGCGGGGAGCGCAGCGAGAAGGCCACACCGCAGCGGATGAAGGACGTGCGGCGCAAGGGGCAGCTCGGCCGCTCGCAGGACCTGTCGGCGTGGGTGGGGCTGGGCGCGGCCGCCGTCATGCTGCCCGGCGTGCTCACCCGTGCGCAGGACGCCGGCCTCGAGCAGATGGCGCAGGTGCGCGCCGTCGCGGTCACCGCCGACCCCCTGCAGGCGGTCGAGGTGCTGCGCGCCGCGCTGACGAGCCTGGGCACCACGCTCGCGCCCATGTTCGTGGTCCTCGTGGTCGTGACGATCGTCGTCGCCGCCGCGCAGGGCGGCATCACGTTCCGCAGCATGAAGCCGCGGTTCGACCACCTCAAGCCCGCGGCCGCGGCCAAGCGCTTCGTCGGCCCGCAGGCGCTGTGGCAGGGGGTCAAGACCCTGCTCAAGACGCTCGCCGTCGCGGGCGTGCTCGTCATGGGCGTGCAGGCGATGGTGCCGACGCTCATGGCGTCGGGCACGCTCCCGCTGTCCGCGATCCTCGGCGCGGCCGGTACCGGGGCCGCCGACCTGCTGCGCGGCGGGATCGCCGCCGGCATCGCGCTGGCCGCGGTCGACCTCGCCGTCGTCGTGCGCCGCAACCGCAAGTCGACGCGCATGACCAAGCAGGAGCTCAAGGAGGAGAACAAGCGCACGGAGGGCGACCCGCACGTCAAGGGCGCCATCCGCGCGAAGCAGGCGCGCATGAGCCGCAACCGCATGATGGCGCAGGTCGCGCAGGCCGACGTGGTCCTGGTCAACCCCACCCACGTGGCCGTCGCCCTGCGCTACGAGCCGGGCACGGGTGCACCGCGCGTCGTGGCCAAGGGCGCCGGGAACGTCGCCACCCGGATCCGCGAGCTCGCCACGGAGCACCGCGTCCCGCTCGTGGAGGACGTGCCCCTCGCGCGCGCCCTGCACGGTGCCTGCGAGGTCGACCAGGAGATCCCCGAGCAGCTGTTCACCGCCGTCGCCCGGGTGCTCGCGTTCGTCATGGCGCTGCGGCGCCGCGGCGCCGGCGCCGGGCACCACCGTCTGCCCACCGGCTCCGCGCTGCCGGCCGGCACCCCCGTCCCACCCCGAGGCCGGCGCCGCGCCGGTCCCGCCCCCAGGAGCTGACCGTGCAGAACCGTTCCGTCGCCCGCCTGGCGGTGCCCGTCGGCATCGTCGGCATCGTGCTGATGCTCGTCGTGCCGCTGCCCGCGCCGCTGCTCGACGTGCTCATCGTCGTCAACATCACCGGTTCCCTCGTGGTGCTGCTGACCAGCATGTACGTGCGCAAGCCGCTCGACTTCTCGGTGTTCCCGTCGTTGATCCTCGTGCTGACCCTGTTCCGCCTGGGCATCAACGTGGCCAGCACGCGCCTGGTGCTGCGCGACGGGTTCGCCGGTGAGGTCATCGAGGCGTTCGGCCACTTCGTCGTGGGCGGGTCGCTCGTCATCGGCCTGGTGATCTTCCTCATCCTCGTCGTCATCCAGTTCGTGGTGATCACCAGCGGCGCGGGCCGCGTGGCCGAGGTCGGCGCCCGCTTCACGCTCGACGCGATGCCGGGCAAGCAGATGGCGATCGACGCCGACCTCAACTCGGGGCTGATCGACGAGGACGAGGCGCGCCGGCGCCGGGCGGAGATCTCCGCCGAGGCCGACTTCTACGGCGCCATGGACGGCGGGTCCAAGTTCGTCAAGGGCGACGCCATCGCGGGCATCGTCATCACGATCATCAACCTCGTCGCCGGGTTCGCCGTCGGCATGCTGCAGATGGGCATGTCCGCGGGCGAGTCGATCGAGCGGTTCAGCCTGCTGACCGTCGGCGACGGCCTGGTCACGCAGATCCCCGCCCTGCTGCTGGCCGTGGCCACCGGCATCGTCGTCACGCGGGCCACGGCCGAGGGGGACATGGGCACCGTCGCGGCGGCGCAGCTCATGCAGTCCCGCACCGCGCTGACCGTGGCCGGTGGCGCGGGGGTGGCGCTCGCGCTGCTGCCGGGCATGCCCAAGCTGCCCTTCCTGCTGGTCGGAGGGCTGCTGCTGGTGGCCGCCCAGCGCGTCGGTGCGCGTCAGCAGGCCGAGGCGGCCGCCGAGCAGGCCCCCGAGGCGGCGGCCGACCCGACGGCTCCGCCCGCGGAGGGCCCCGAGCAGCTCATCGAGCAGATGCGCGTGCACACCCTGGAGATCCTGCTCGCGCCGGACCTCGTCGACCTGGTCGGGGCCGGACCGGACCGCGACCTGCTGGCCCGGGTTCGCGCGTTGCGCCGCAAGGTCGCGCTCGACCTGGGCATCGTGGTGCCGCCCGTCCGCACCCGCGACAGCGTCGACCTGCCGCCGTCGACGTACGTGGTGCGGGTCGCCGGCGTCGAGGTGGGCCGCGGGCAGGCGCCCCCCGGACGGGTCCTGGCGCTGGGGGACGACCTGGCGGCGCTGCCCGGTACCGCCGTGTCCGAGCCCGTCTTCGGGCTGCCCGGCAAGTGGGTCCCCGCCGAGCTGCGGCACACCGCGGAGATCAGCGGCGCGACCGTCGTCGACCGGGTGTCGGTGCTGGTCACGCACCTGTCCGCGCTCGTGCAGCAGCACGCCGCACGGCTCCTGGGACGCGAGGACGTGCGGCTGCTCACGGAGGGCGTCAAGCAGGTCAACCCGTCCGTCGTGGAGGAGCTCGTGCCCTCGCTGCTGTCGCTGGGGGAGGTGCAGCGGGTGCTGCAGGGGCTGCTCACGGAGGAGGTCGCGATCCGCGACCTCGGTCGCATCTACGAGGCGCTGACCCTGCGGGCCCGCGTCTCCACCGAGGCCGAGGGCCTGGTCGAGGCGGCACGCGCCGCCCTGGGCCCGGCGCTGGCGGCGCCGTACGTGCAGGAGGGCGTGCTGCGGGTGCTCACCCTGGAGCCGCTGCTGGAGCACCAGCTGGCGGAGAGCCTGCGGCACGGCGAGCAGGGCAGCCAGCTGCTGGTCGACCCGCAGCGCCTCGACACGGTGCTGCAGCAGCTGCGGGCCGCGGTGGGCCGGGCCGAGGCGGAGGGACGGGGCGTCGTGCTGGCGTGCTCACCCGCGATCCGGCCGGCGCTGCGCCGGCTGGTGGCGCTCGCGGACGCCCGCCTCCCGGTGCTGTCCTACACCGAGGTCACGGCCGCGGGTGTCCAGGTCGACACCGTCGGGGTGGTGAACAGTGACCACGCGATTGCTGCTTGAGGGCCCCGACCTCGAGGAGCTGGTCGAGCAGGTCCGGGAGGAGCTCGGCAGCCGCGCGCGCATCGTGCGCGCGGAACGCGTGCGCAGCGGCGGGTTCGCCGGCTTCTTCGCCCGCGAGCGGTTCGAGGTGACGGTGGACGTGCCGGACGAGCCGGCGCCGCCCGGTCGCCCGCGGCGCCACGCGGTCGTGCCGGTGGGGTCCGGGCTGGAGGGCCTGCTGGCGGCGGCCGACGCCGCGGACGGTGACGACGGTGCGGACGGCGCGTCCGGTACCGACGCGGCCCGCGCCACCGAGGAGTTCGCCGCGGTGCTCGACCAGGTCCGCACCCTGGTCGGCCTGCCGGTGCCGGAGGTGGCCGCGCCCGAGCGTGCCGCCGCCCTGGCCGTCCCGCCCGCCCGGGCCCACGCCGCGCCCGCTCCACCGGCCGCGCCCTCGGTGGGCTCGACGGGCTCGGCGCTGCGGGCCGAGCTGGAGCGGCTCGGCGTCCCCGCGCACCTGCTCGGCACCGGGCCGGTGACGCTGGGCGGCGTCCTGGGCCGGCTGCCCCGGCCGCCGGTACCGCCGCGCGGGCCCGGGCAGCTGCTGGTCGTCGTCGGCGAGGGCGACGGCCCCCGGGCGGTGGCGCGCACGCTCGCGGTGCGCTGGGGCCTGCCGGACGGCTGCGTGCACGAGCCGGACGTCGCCGGACCGGTCGTCGTGCCGGCACGTGAGCCCACGTCGCCGCAGGTCGTGGCCGTGCGCGTCGGGCCGGACCACCACGACCGGGCGCTGGCCGCCCGCGCCCTCGCCGCGATCGCGCCCGACCAGGTGTGGGCGGTCACCGACGCGCGGACGAAGCCTGCCGACGTCACGGCCTGGGTCACGGCCGTCGGCGCGGAGCGGCGTGTCGACGCGCTGGCCGTGCACGGCCTGCTCGACACGACGGCACCGGGCACGGTGCTCGAGCCGGGGCTGCCGGTGGCCTGGGTCGACGGCGTGCCGGCCTCCCGCCTCGTGTGGGCGGCGGCGCTCGGTCAGGACCTGGACGCCGCGCTGACCTGAGCCGACGTCTGGGGACCCCGCCGCGAGCCGGGGTAGTGTCGCAGCATGCTCGTGCTCACCCGCCGCGTCGGCGAGAGCCTCGTCATCGGGGACGACGTCGTCGTCACCGTCCTCGAGGTCCGGTCCGACGGCGTCCGTCTGGGGATCGACGCCCCGCGGCACGTGCGGGTGCACCGTGCCGAGGTCCTCGACGCCGTCCGGCAGGAGAACGCGCGCGCCGTCGAGGCCGACGACGCCGCCGCGGCGGCGCTGCGCGGTCTGCTGCCGCGGCCCGCGGCACCGGCCGACGGCACCGCACGCGACTGACGCCCGCCCGCCCGGGCTGCGCGCACCCGGGTGACAGGTCGCGCCGACCGCTCAGGCCCGCCCGCCCCCGGCCGATGGGTCCGCCGTGGGGTGCGGTGCGCGCCCTCCCGGTCAGGAGGGGCGGATGGACGACGACGTCGACGACATCGTCCGCGAGTTCCTCGTCGAGTCGTACGAGAACCTCGACCAGCTCGACCGTGACCTGGTCGAGCTCGAGGAGCACCCGGGGTCACGCCCGCTGCTGAGCAGCGTGTTCCGCACCATCCACACGATCAAGGGCACCAGCGGGTTCCTCGCGCTGGGTCGGCTCGAGCGCGTCACGCACGTCGGCGAGAGCCTGCTCGTGGAGCTGCGCGACGGCCGGCGCGTGATGGACCAGGCCACCACCGACGTCCTGCTCGCCATGGTCGACAAGGTCCGGGAGCTCCTGGCAGCCGTCGAGGTGGACGGCACCGAGGGCGCCGTCGCGGTCGAGGACGTGGTGGCCGCCGTCGAGGCCGTGCGCGCCACGGCGCCGGTGCCGGCGCCCGTCGTCCCGGCCCCGCACCGTGCGCCCGACGCGCTCGTCACCGCCGCCGTGGCACCCCCCGTCGCCCCCGGTGCCGAGACCGTCGCGGCCCCCGCCGCCCTCGTCGCCGCCGCCGTTGCGCACGCCGCACCGCCCGCCGCGCCCGCCGCACCGCCCGCCGCGCCCGTCGCCGACGCCGTCACGCCGCCCGCCGCCGGCGCGGAGGACCACGCGCACCAGCGCGGCGTGGGCGAGTCCGCGATCCGGGTCGACGTCCACCTGCTCGACGCGCTGGTCCGGCAGGTCGGGGAGCTGGTCCTCGCGCGCAACCGCATCAGCCTGCTGGCGGCGGGCACGCACGACACGGCGCTGGTGCGCAGCGCGCAACAGCTCGACCTCATCGCCGGGGAGCTGCAGGAGGGCGTCATGAGGACGCGCATGCAGCCCATCGAGCACGTGTGGTCCAAGATGCCGCGCGTGGTGCGCGACCTCGCCACGGCGTGCGGCCGCGAGGTGCACCTGGAGGTCTCCGGCGGTGACACCGAGCTGGACCGCGGGCTGCTCGAGGCGGTCAAGGACCCGCTCACCCACCTGGTGCGCAACGCGGTGGACCACGGCATCGAGCCGCCCGACGTGCGGGTCGCGGCGGGCAAGCCCGCACGCGGGGTCGTGTCGCTGCGGGCGTACCACACCGGGGGTCAGGTCGTCGTCGAGGTGGCCGACGACGGCCGGGGCATCGACCCGCTCGTCGTGGGGGCCAAGGCCGTCGAGCGTGGCCTGCGTACTCCCGCCCAGGTCGCGCAGGCCTCGGAGGCCGACCTGCTGCGTCTGCTCTTCCTGCCCGGGTTCTCCACGGCGCCGGCGGTCACCGCCGTGTCCGGTCGTGGCGTCGGCATGGACGTGGTGAGGACCAAGATCGAGGCGGTCGGCGGGACCGTCGACGTCGAGTCGACGGTGGGGGCCGGGACCGTCTGGCGGCTGCGGGTCCCGCTGACGCTCGCGATCATGCCCGCGCTCACCGTGGAGTGCGCCGGGGACGTGTTCGCCCTCCCGCAGGTCGACCTGCTCGAGCTGGTCGCGCTCGACGACCGGCGCGGCACCGCGGGTGTGGAGGAGGTCCACGGTGCGCGCGTCCACCGGCTGCGGGGCGACCTGCTGCCGCTGGTGCCGCTCACCGAGGTGCTCGGCGTGACGCCGGCCGCCGGGGCCGCCGAGGGCCGGGTCGTCGCCGTCGTGCAGGCCGAGCAGCGCTTCGGCCTGCTGGTGGACCGGGTGCTCAACACCGAGGAGATCGTCGTCAAGGCGCTGTCGGGCCGGCTCAAGAGCCTCGGCGTGTACGCGGGGGCCACCGTGCTCGGTGACGGGCGCGTGGCGCTGATCCTCGACGTGCAGGGCCTGGCCCGCCGCGCGCGGGTCACCGCCGTCGAGGGCGGCTCGGACGACGCAGCAGCCGTGACCGATGAGGTCGTCACGCGGCAGATGCTCGTCGTGGGTGTCGGGGAGGACCGGCGCGTCGCCATGCCGCTGGAGGAGGTCGCCCGGCTCGAGCAGCTGCGCCCCGACCAGGTGGAGCGCGTCGGTGGCCGGGAGGTCGTGCGCTACCGCGGCGGCGTGCTGCCGCTCGCACGCCTCGACGCCCTGCTCGGGGTGCCCCGGGCTGCGGCCGGCGCCGGTCTCCTCGTCGTCGTGCTCGAGCGGGCCGGGCGCACCGCGGGGCTCGTCGTGACGTCGATCGTCGACATCACCGAGGACCGTGCCGACCAGCACGCGGACGTCGTCGACCACGGGCTGCTCGGCGCGACCGTCCTGGGCGGGCGCGTCACCGAGCTGCTCGACGTGCGGGCCGCCGTGCTCGCCGCCGACCCCGCATTCTACGGGACCGCCCCCGAGCCGGTGGGAGCGGGCCGATGACCGAGTACGTGACGTTCGTGCTCGCCGACCACCTGTACGGGGTGGACGTGCTGCGCGTCCAGGAGGTGCTGCGGGCACCGGTCCGCACCCGCGTGCCCCTGGCGCCGCCCGAGGTGGCGGGGCTGGTCAACCTGCGGGGCCAGGTGGTCCTCACCATCGACCTGCGCACCCGCCTGGGCCTGCCGCCGCCGGTGACGCCACCGGTGATGACCGTGGTCGTCGAGGTCGGCGACGAGCCGGTCAGCCTGCTGGTCGACGAGGTCGGCGACGTCCTCGAGTGCGGCCCCGACTCGTTCGAGCCGCCGCCGCCCACGCTCGACCCCCGCCTCGCGGACGTCATCCGCGGCGCCCACAAGCTCGAGCACCGCCTGCTGCTCGTCCTCGACGTCGACGCTGCCGTCGCGGCGCAGCGACCCCTCCCGTCCCTCACCCAGGAGTCCTGATGAGCACCTTCACCGCGTCCGGGCGGCAGCGCCGTCTCACCCGCTGGTTCGTCAACCGCTCGGTGCAGACCAAGATCCTCGCGGTGATCGGGTTCATGGCCGTGGTCTCGCTGGGCTCGGCCGCCTTCTCCTACCTGCAGCTGGGGGCGACCGCGGCCGACACCGCCCTGGTCGTGACGGTCGAGAAGTCGGCGGCGGCGGCCCGGGACCGCGTCTACGAGGGTCAGCTCACGGCCCGGCTCATCGTCGCGCAGCTGGCGGCGACCAGCGACGAGGACGACGTGGAGCGGCTGCTGGCGCGGCAGGGGGAGAACGACGCGGCAGTCGCCGAGGCGTTCGCCGTGATCGAGGCCACCCCGGACACCGCGGAGTCCGCAAGCTGGCAGCGGTTCCGGTCCGGTTACGACGACTGGCTCGCGGTCCGGGACGCCCGCCTGGTCCCGCTGGCCGTCGCCGACGACCTGCCCGCGTTCGAGATCGCCGAGGCCGGCATCAGCCAGCCCATGGTGGAGTCCTACCTCTCCTACCTGGACACCTTCGGGGCCGAGCTGTCCGCGTTCATGGACGAGACGGCCGCGGGCGCGACCGCCCGGGCCAAGTGGTCCGGTCTGCTGGTGGTCGGGGCCTGCGGCCTGGCGGTGCTGCTGGCGGTCCTGGTGGGTGCGTGGGTCGCCCGGTCCGTCCGCACCTCGGTCCGGGAGGTGCAGCGGTCGGTCGTCGCCATGTCCGGCGGCGACTTCACGCGCCGTCCCCACGTGACGCACCACGACGAGGTGGGCCGGATGGCGATCCAGCTCGCCGCCGCGCAGGACGCCGTGCGGCAGACGCTCGGCGGTGTGGTCGAGTCGGCCGGGGCGGTCGCCGCGGCGGCCGAGGAGCTCGCGGCCGCGTCCGGACAGGTGGCCTCCGGGTCGGAGGAGACGAGCGTGCAGGCCGGGATGGTCGCCTCGGCGGCCGAGCA
This region includes:
- a CDS encoding EscU/YscU/HrcU family type III secretion system export apparatus switch protein, with amino-acid sequence MSGERSEKATPQRMKDVRRKGQLGRSQDLSAWVGLGAAAVMLPGVLTRAQDAGLEQMAQVRAVAVTADPLQAVEVLRAALTSLGTTLAPMFVVLVVVTIVVAAAQGGITFRSMKPRFDHLKPAAAAKRFVGPQALWQGVKTLLKTLAVAGVLVMGVQAMVPTLMASGTLPLSAILGAAGTGAADLLRGGIAAGIALAAVDLAVVVRRNRKSTRMTKQELKEENKRTEGDPHVKGAIRAKQARMSRNRMMAQVAQADVVLVNPTHVAVALRYEPGTGAPRVVAKGAGNVATRIRELATEHRVPLVEDVPLARALHGACEVDQEIPEQLFTAVARVLAFVMALRRRGAGAGHHRLPTGSALPAGTPVPPRGRRRAGPAPRS
- the csrA gene encoding carbon storage regulator CsrA, which encodes MLVLTRRVGESLVIGDDVVVTVLEVRSDGVRLGIDAPRHVRVHRAEVLDAVRQENARAVEADDAAAAALRGLLPRPAAPADGTARD
- a CDS encoding chemotaxis protein CheW — protein: MTEYVTFVLADHLYGVDVLRVQEVLRAPVRTRVPLAPPEVAGLVNLRGQVVLTIDLRTRLGLPPPVTPPVMTVVVEVGDEPVSLLVDEVGDVLECGPDSFEPPPPTLDPRLADVIRGAHKLEHRLLLVLDVDAAVAAQRPLPSLTQES
- a CDS encoding flagellar biosynthesis protein FlhA, with the protein product MQNRSVARLAVPVGIVGIVLMLVVPLPAPLLDVLIVVNITGSLVVLLTSMYVRKPLDFSVFPSLILVLTLFRLGINVASTRLVLRDGFAGEVIEAFGHFVVGGSLVIGLVIFLILVVIQFVVITSGAGRVAEVGARFTLDAMPGKQMAIDADLNSGLIDEDEARRRRAEISAEADFYGAMDGGSKFVKGDAIAGIVITIINLVAGFAVGMLQMGMSAGESIERFSLLTVGDGLVTQIPALLLAVATGIVVTRATAEGDMGTVAAAQLMQSRTALTVAGGAGVALALLPGMPKLPFLLVGGLLLVAAQRVGARQQAEAAAEQAPEAAADPTAPPAEGPEQLIEQMRVHTLEILLAPDLVDLVGAGPDRDLLARVRALRRKVALDLGIVVPPVRTRDSVDLPPSTYVVRVAGVEVGRGQAPPGRVLALGDDLAALPGTAVSEPVFGLPGKWVPAELRHTAEISGATVVDRVSVLVTHLSALVQQHAARLLGREDVRLLTEGVKQVNPSVVEELVPSLLSLGEVQRVLQGLLTEEVAIRDLGRIYEALTLRARVSTEAEGLVEAARAALGPALAAPYVQEGVLRVLTLEPLLEHQLAESLRHGEQGSQLLVDPQRLDTVLQQLRAAVGRAEAEGRGVVLACSPAIRPALRRLVALADARLPVLSYTEVTAAGVQVDTVGVVNSDHAIAA
- a CDS encoding flagellar biosynthetic protein FliR, whose amino-acid sequence is MDPVAVTLPLAAVQTTLLASVRMIAFLVVAPPFAQRGVPGSVKVALGTGLALAVAPRLPQVPSASTAVFFGDLALQAVVGAATGFLVYLLFAAVQSAGALVDLFGGFQIAAAFDPMSMTSGAQFSRLYQLLAVVLLFASDGYQLVVAGLVRTFDALPLGVMFSTAAYGQSLADGLTDMFVAALQIAGPLLVVLFLADVGLGLLTRVSPALNAFALGFPLKILLTLTLSGFALLALPDILGTLAEDAATTVPAVLR
- a CDS encoding chemotaxis protein CheW yields the protein MDDDVDDIVREFLVESYENLDQLDRDLVELEEHPGSRPLLSSVFRTIHTIKGTSGFLALGRLERVTHVGESLLVELRDGRRVMDQATTDVLLAMVDKVRELLAAVEVDGTEGAVAVEDVVAAVEAVRATAPVPAPVVPAPHRAPDALVTAAVAPPVAPGAETVAAPAALVAAAVAHAAPPAAPAAPPAAPVADAVTPPAAGAEDHAHQRGVGESAIRVDVHLLDALVRQVGELVLARNRISLLAAGTHDTALVRSAQQLDLIAGELQEGVMRTRMQPIEHVWSKMPRVVRDLATACGREVHLEVSGGDTELDRGLLEAVKDPLTHLVRNAVDHGIEPPDVRVAAGKPARGVVSLRAYHTGGQVVVEVADDGRGIDPLVVGAKAVERGLRTPAQVAQASEADLLRLLFLPGFSTAPAVTAVSGRGVGMDVVRTKIEAVGGTVDVESTVGAGTVWRLRVPLTLAIMPALTVECAGDVFALPQVDLLELVALDDRRGTAGVEEVHGARVHRLRGDLLPLVPLTEVLGVTPAAGAAEGRVVAVVQAEQRFGLLVDRVLNTEEIVVKALSGRLKSLGVYAGATVLGDGRVALILDVQGLARRARVTAVEGGSDDAAAVTDEVVTRQMLVVGVGEDRRVAMPLEEVARLEQLRPDQVERVGGREVVRYRGGVLPLARLDALLGVPRAAAGAGLLVVVLERAGRTAGLVVTSIVDITEDRADQHADVVDHGLLGATVLGGRVTELLDVRAAVLAADPAFYGTAPEPVGAGR
- a CDS encoding methyl-accepting chemotaxis protein, with the protein product MSTFTASGRQRRLTRWFVNRSVQTKILAVIGFMAVVSLGSAAFSYLQLGATAADTALVVTVEKSAAAARDRVYEGQLTARLIVAQLAATSDEDDVERLLARQGENDAAVAEAFAVIEATPDTAESASWQRFRSGYDDWLAVRDARLVPLAVADDLPAFEIAEAGISQPMVESYLSYLDTFGAELSAFMDETAAGATARAKWSGLLVVGACGLAVLLAVLVGAWVARSVRTSVREVQRSVVAMSGGDFTRRPHVTHHDEVGRMAIQLAAAQDAVRQTLGGVVESAGAVAAAAEELAAASGQVASGSEETSVQAGMVASAAEQVSRNVQAVAAGAEQMGASIREIAQNASEAAKVAQAATGAAATANDTVSRLGSSSAQIGNVVKLITQIAEQTNLLALNATIEAARAGEAGKGFAVVASEVKELAQETARATEDIARRVEAIQADTTGAVQSIGQIGSIIASINDYQLTIASAVEEQTATTNEMSRGVSEAATGSGEIASGITGVATASQTASQVLAQMGASVNELARLSEDLRGRMAAFTY